A segment of the Flavobacteriales bacterium genome:
GGTGCCCGCACCGCCGCTCCAGATCGCTCCGGATGCGACCGTGTAGCTGCCGCTCAGGGTGGCCGCCGGGTTGTTCGAGCACAGTGTCTGATTCGGTCCCGCGTTCACCGTGGGCGCAGGCGTGATGCTGAAGGTGACATTGCCGCTCACCGCGTTGCAGTTGCCGTTTCCCGTGCTGGTCAGCGTGAGCGTCACCGTGCCCGCTGCGATCTCCGACGCCGTGGGCGCGTAGGTCGGGTTCAGCGCCGTGTTGTTCGGACTGAATGTCCCGCCACCGCTCCAAGCGCCACCGGTGGCGCCGACAACACTGCCATTCAAGCTGATCAATGGCGCATTCGCGCAAACGGTCCCGCTCGCGCCGGCATTCACGGTCGGCGCTGGAGTGAACGCGATCACCTTGTTCGCCGACACCGCGTTGCAGTTGCCGTTGCCCGTGGTGGTCAACGTGAGCGTGACGATGCCGTTGGCGATCTCCGCCGGGGTAGGCGTGTACGTCGCGTTCAATGCGGTGTTGTTCGGCGTGAAGGAGCCGTTGCCGCCGCTCCAGACACCGCCCGTTGCGCCGCCCACCGCCCCATTCAGGAACACGACGGGGTTGTTCGCGCAAATCGTGGCATCCGCACCTGCGCTCGCGGTCGGCGCCGGCGTGAATGTGAGGAGCACATCGTCGCTCACCGCGCTGCACTGGCCATTGCCAGTGGTGGTGAGCGTGAGGATCGCGCTGCCGTTCGCGATCTCGGCCGCGCTCGGAGTGTACACCGCGCCCAGGTTCGTATTGCTCGGATTGAAGGTACCGTTGCCGCCGCTCCAGACCCCGCCGGTCGCCACGGTCACGCTGCCACTCAGCGCAGCCGCTGGATTGTTGGAGCACAGCGTGAGGTTGTTGCCAGCGCTGGCCGTGGGTGCAGGCGTGATGCTGAATGTGACATTACTGCTCACCGCATTGCAATTGCCGTTGCCGGCTGAAGTCAAGGTGAGGGTTACCGTGCCCGCAGCGATCTGCGCAGCCGTAGGCATGTAGGTCGCATTGAGCGTGGTGTTGTTCGGCGTGAAGGTGCCCGCGCCGCCGCTCCAGATCGCACCCGTGGCGCCGCTCACGCTGCCGTTCAAGCTGATCAGCGGTGCATTCGCGCATACCGTTCCATTGCTCCCCGCGCTCACGATCGGCGCTGGCGTGAAGGTGATGGTGCGGTTGCTCGATGCTGCGTTGCACGTACCGTTGCCCGTGGTGGTGAGCGTGAGCGTCAAGGTGCCCGCAGCGAGTTCCGCTGGTGTGGGCGCGTAGGTGGCGTTGAGCGTGGTGTTGTTCGGCGTGAAGGATCCCGCACCGCCGCTCCAGATGCCGCCAGTGGCCACGGTCACAGCGCCATTCAGGCTCACCGTGGGGTTGTTCATGCACAGCGAGGCATCAGCACCCGCGTTCGCTGTGGGCGATGGCGTGAAGCTCAAGGCGACGCTGCTGCTCACCGCATTGCACAGGCCATTGCCGGTGGTGGTGAGCGTCAAGGTGACGCTGCCGTTCGCGATCTCCGCCGCAGTGGGCGTGTAGGTCGCGTTCATGTTGGTGTTGCTCGGGAAGAAGCTGCCGAATCCGCCGCTCCACACCCCGCCAGTGGCCACGGTGAAGCCTCCGCTGAGGGTCGCAACCGGATTGTTCGAGCAAAGCGTCTGCCCAGGTCCGGCGTTCGCGGTCGGAGCCGGGGAGATCGTCCAGGTCACTTGGCTGCTCACCGGATTGCACAGGCCGTTGCCGGTGGAGGTCAGCGTCAAGGTCACGCTTCCCGCAGCACGTTCAGCGGCGCTGGGCGTGTACACCGCGTTCAAGGCGGTGTTGCTCGGACTGTAAGAGCCCGTGCCACCGCTCCATGCGCCGCCCGTGGCGCCGGAAACGGAACCGCTCAGTGTGATTGTGCTGTTGTTCGCGCATACGGTTCCGCCGAAACCGGCATTCACAACAGGAGCAGGCGTGAAGGTGATCACACGGTCGCTGGTCGCGGGATTGCAGGTACCATTGCCCGTGGTAGTCAGGGTCAGCGTAAGGGTGCCGTTCGCGAGTTCCGCAGCCGTTGGCGTGTAGATCGCGTTCAGCGAGGTGTTGTTCGGGCTGAATGTGCCCAAGCCGCCGCTCCAAACGCCGCCGGTGGCGAGGGTCACGCTGCCATTCAAGGCCACACTGGCATTGTTCGCGCAGAGCGTCAGCGGCGCACCGGCATTGGCCGTGGGCGCAGGCGTGAAGCTGATCGTCATGTCATCCGATACCGGCACGCATGTGCCGAAACCGGTGGTGGTAAGCGTAAGGGTCACGCTGCCATTGGCGACCTCTGCTGCAGTCGGCGTGTACACGGCGTTCACGCTGGTAGCGCCCGGCGAGAAGCTGCCTGCGCCGCCGCTCCAGATGGCACCGGTGGCCACAGTGTAACTGCCGTTGAGGGTCGTGCTGGCATTGTTGCCGCAGCGCGTCTGATCCGCTCCGGCGTTCACCGTTGGTGCCGGAGTGATCGCGTAGGTCACGTTCGCGCTCACCGGCGAGCAGTTGCCATTGCCCACCGTGGTGAGCGTGAGCGTCACCGTGCCCGCAGCGAGTTCAGCGGCGCTGGGCGTGTAGGTGGCGTTCAGCGTGCTATTGCTCGGACTGAAGGTGCCCGTGCCGCCGCTCCAGATCCCGCCGGTGGCAACGGTCACGCTGCCGCTCAAGCTGATGGTGGCGTTGTTGGCGCACACCGTTCCGTTCGATCCGGCATTCACCGTGGGCGCTGCCGTGAAAGTGATCTCGCGGCTGTCGGAAACAGCGGTGCAATTTCCGTTGCCCGTGCTCGTCAAGGTCAAGGTCAAGGAGCCTGCGGCGATCTCCGCAGCGGTCGGCGCATAGGTGGCGTTGAGGGTGGTGTTGTTCGGCGTGAAGCTGCCCAAGCCGCCGCTCCAAACGCCGCCGGTGGCACCGGTGACGATGCCATTCAAAGGGATGTTGGCGTTGTTCGCGCAGAAGGAGGCCGGAGCGCCCGCATCCACCACCGGCGCTGCCGTGAAGCTCAAGGTCACGGTGCTGCTCACCGCGTTGCACGAACCGTTGCCCGTGGTGGTGAGCGTAAGCGTCACGTTGCCGTTCGCGATCTCCGCCGCCGCGGGCGTATAGGTCGCGTTCATGTTGGCGGTGCTGGGGCTGAAGCTGCCGTTGCCGCCGCTCCAAACGCCACCGGTCGCGACGGTGAAACTGCCGTTCAGCGTGGCCCCGGGGTTATTCGCGCAGAGCGTCTGCGTGGCCCCGGCATTCGCTGTCGGCGCGGGCGTGATGGTCCAAAGCACTTGATCGCTCACGGCATTGCAGGTGCCGTTGCCGGTACTGGTGAGCGTGAGCGTCACACTGCCCGCAGCGCGTTCAGCAGCTGTGGGCGTGTAGTTCGCATCCAGCGTGTTGTTGTTCGGCGAGTAGGTGCCCGCACCGCCGCTCCAGGTTCCGCCGGAGGCGCCGGTCACGGAGCCCGCGAGGGTGATCGCGCTGTTGTTCGCGCACACCGTTCCGTTCGGACCGGCATTCACCACCGGTGCAGGTGTGAAGGTGATCACGCGGTTGCTGCTCACCGCGTTGCAGGTGCCGTTGCCCGTGCTCGTGAGCGTCAACGTCAAGCTGCTTGCCGCGATCTCGGCAGCAGTGGGCGTATAGGTTGCATTCAGCGTGGTGTTGTCCGGGTTGTAGATGCCCGCACCACCGCTCCATGCGCCACCGGTCGCACCGGTCACGCTTCCGTTCAAGGCCACTTGCCCATTGTTCGCGCACACCGATACCGGTGCACCCGCATTCACCACAGGTGCTGGGGTGAAGCTGATGGTCATCTGATCATCGACTGCAACGCACCCCCCGTTGCCCGTGCTTGTGAGCGTGAGCGTCACGTTGCCGTTCGCGATCTCCGCCGCCGTGGGCGTGTAGGTCGCGTTCATGTTCGTGGTGCTGGGGTCGAAGGTGCCCGCGCCACCGCTCCAAACGCCGCCCGTGGCCACGGTGAAGCTGCCGTTCAAGGCCACCGCTGCGTTGTTCGCGCACACCACCCGATCGAGACCGGCATTCACCGTTGGTGCCGGCGTGATGGTATAGGTGACTTGTGCGCTCTCAGCGTTGCAGGTGCCGTTGCCGACAGTCGTCAGCGTGAGCGTAACCGTTCCGGCGGCGCGCTCCGCCAGGCTCGGCGTGTACACCGCGTTCATGGTGGTGTTGTTCGGGCTGTAGGTGCCCGTGCCGCCGCTCCAAACGGCACCCGCTGCGCCGGTGAACGAACCCGCGAGGGTGATCGCGCTGTTGTTCGCGCATACCATTCCGTTGGGGCCGGCATTCACCGTGGGGGCAGTGGTGAAGGTGATCACGCGATCGCTCGAAACGGGCAGGCAGTTGCCATTGCCGGTGCTTGTGAGCGTGAGGGTCAAGGTGCCGGCGGCGATCTCGGCGGCAGAAGGCGTGTAGATGGCGTTGAGCGTGGTGCTGTTCGGCGTGAAGGTGCCGGTGCCTCCGCTCCAGATGCCGCCCAAGGCGTTGGTCACCAATCCGCTCAGCGACACTTGCGCGTTGTTCGCGCACACCGATACCGGCGCACCGGCATTCACCACCGGAGCCGGCGTGAAGCCGATCGTCACATTGCTGCTCACCGCATTGCAGGTGCCGTTGCCCGTGGTGGTGAGCGTGAGCGTCACGCTTCCGTTGGCGATCTCGGCGGCGGTAGGCGTGTATTGCGCCGACATGTTGGTGGTGCTGGGGTCGAAGGATCCCGCGCCGCCGCTCCAGATGCCGCCTGTGGCCACGGTGAATGAGCCGTTCAGCTGCGCCACCGCATTGTTCGCGCAGCGCGTGATCGCAGAGCCTGCATTCACGTTAGGTGCAGGCGTAAAGGCCACGAGCATGCTGTCAATCACCGCCGGGCAAACGCCGTTGCCCGTTGATGTCAAGCGGATCCACACCTGGCCTGCGAGCAGGTCGGCGGCCGAGGGCATGTAGCTGGCATTCAGGCTGCTGTTGCTGGGAAGGAAGCTCCCGCTGCCGGCGGTGGTCCATACGCCACCAACAGCGTTCAGCACGGTGCCCCCCAGTTGCACAGTGGTGTTGTTGAGGCACACCGACTGATCAGGCCCGGCATCGGGGATCGGCAGGGGCGAGAAAGTCACCACCATCTGATCGCTCGATGGTGTGCAAGGGCCGGTGGAGGTCAAGGTCAAGGTCACGCTGCCGATCGCGAGGTCGCCGATGCTGGGCTCGTAGGTGGCATTCAGTGAGGTGGGGCTTGGAACGAAGGTGCCGCTGCCGTTGGTGGTCCAGATCCCCGTGGTGCTTCCGCCGGAGACCGTTCCAGTGAGCGATACCGTCTCATTCGCGCAGCGCGTCTGGTCCGCACCGGCGCTCACGTTTATCTGCCCGGCGAACTCCGAGAAGAAGCCGTAGCGGCAGCCCGATGATGCCCCGCCGTTGATTATCGCGAGTGAGAACACATCGGAGGTGTTGGTCACGATGAAGGCCTGGTTCACCGGCACCTGCGTGGTGTTGTATTGGATCCGAGCGGCCATCCATTGGCCACCCGTTCCGGGAACCGCTTGGAACGCAGAACCCGGTATCGTCGCCGTACCGGGTCCCGTCACCACGAAGTCGTCCTGAGATCCGCTCCTCACGAGCAGATTCAAGAAGAACGACTCCGAGGTGGATCGCGTGAAGCTGAGCTGCGTGCTGCCCGCGCAATTGAGCGGAGGCAGGATCGCCATGCCCTGCTCGCAGCCGAAACCGGTGACGTGGATGGCGTAAAGCGGCTTCGAGCCCATGACCAATGTGGCGTTATTGGCCGCGCCCGCCAGGTAATCCATGTCGTGGCGGTAGTACTGCCCTGCGAAGAGCGTGGCCACCGGCGTTGGGCTGCCATCGATGTACACCTGCGTGTTGTTCTGCACGGCCATCACGAAGAGCGACTCGTCGCCGTTGTTATTCAGTGCGCCCTTCACCGCCACGTACTCCGTGCCCAGGATGTTCACCGGCACGATCTGGTCGAGCATCAGATCATAACAGCCGCCCGAGGGGTTGTGGTTCGAGTCGTCCTTGATGGAGACCGCGATGGGCTTGTCCGAAAGCACCACCGCACCCGAAGGGTGCGTCATGGGATCGGTGTGCGTGGCGGGCGTGGTGTTCGCCGTTGAATAGGTCTGGCCTGCGTTGAGCGTCACCGTCCAAGGCGTCAGCGCCGGATGGCCATCCACCGCCACCGGCGAATAGATCAGCACGGTGGTATTGTTCTCGGTGGCAACGATGTCGAAGGACGCGAAGGCCAGGTCGGCATTGTTCGGAACGAAGCTGTGGTTGTAGAAGGGGGCGTGCTTGTGCAGCGGGATGTAGAACTCGGTGCCCAGGCCGTTGGCGCCCTTGAGCGCCAGGATATCCGGGTTGTTCGTATTGCTCGATTCGTAATAGCAGGTGATGTTGGCCGTGGATTGGATCCGCAGGCCCGTGTTGAGGATGCTGTTCGTGGGGCGCGTCTCCAGTTGGGCCTTCAGCGCCGTCATGTTGTGGCGCACGGCCGAGTTGGCCGGCACGTTGAGCACGATCGGGCTGCCTCCATTGAAGGCCGGGTTGGCGGGCTGCGAAACCGTGACGGTCGCGGCCGCATTGCCCGTGGTCACGTTCAGGAAGATCGGCTCATCCCCCGGCATGTTGTGCCGAAGGGTGACATCGGGAGGAGCCATCCAGAACTCGGTCCCCGTCTGTGCCTGGATGAGCCCGGTAAGGAGCAGTCCAAGCACCAAGAGCAGTGCCTTTTTCATTCGATAAGGTCAGCCCGTGAGTGGCGGGCCGGTGCCGTTCTACGCAGACCGGCCAGCGGGGTTCGTTCGTCGATGAACCGTCGTACCCGCCAGTCGGCAGCTGCTGCACCATGCACTGACCGCGGCTTGGTGTAAAGACGGAATGGCCTTCCCTACCCCCGTACTTTGGCGGATCCCTCCACGCCAGCGCTCCATGTCCCGTCCACTGCTCCTATTGCTGCTGGGCGCACTTATCGCCACCCTCGCGGCGCTGGTCGATGAGCCCGACCCCGAAGCGCGATTGAGCGCGGCAACTACCCGATTGGAACATCGCATCGAGGCAGCCCAGAAGGAGTTGAATGCGCTGGTGGAGGAGCAAGCCCGCCTGGTGTCATCCTTGGGCCCCCGGGCTTGGATGGATCGGCAGGCAGAGCTGCTCGAACAGGAACGGGAGCGGACAGGCACCCTGACCCATGTAGAGGTGGACGACAGCCTGATGGCTTGGTCAGGCGACCTGAATGGCTACGGGGAGCCGGGTCAAGGGGTGAGCCTGCTTTCGTCCGTGCGCATCGGCAGCATGATGGTCAAGGCCAGGCGGCCGGTTTGGAGTGCGCCGCGTGTCCAGAACCGATACCTCCGTGAGGGCTTCCATCCATCCTTGAGCGCAGCTGAGGGCCTGATGGCCGTGCCCCTTGCCAGGCCAGGGCTTGACATCGGGGCCGGCGCCACCACAGCACCGCTCCGCGTGGCCTGGCGCGATGGCGCCATGGAACTCGGGGCCTGGTTATGGTGGCGCGCCGCGCTCATCGCGTGCGCTTCCATGTTATTGATCGCTGCCTTGTGGAAGGCCTGCGAGCTGCGGCTGAACCGTCCCCGCTTGCTGGCGGTCGCAGTGTTCATCGCCGGCCTGGTCCTACTGCGCTGGCTCTCGCTCGCTTTCGGCCATTCCGCACCCTTCGATCGCTGGCCGCTCTTCGACCCAGCCGTGTACGCCACAGGTTGGTGGTTCCCGTCCCTCGGGGACCTGGTCATCAATTCAGCCCTATTGGGCCTCGGTTCCCTATTCGCCCTGCACACCGCGCGTCCGATGGGGTCCAGCCCGGATCGGATGACCGCGTTCATTGTTCTGAGCATCCCGCTCGTTCATGCGGCTGCCGTCACTTGGCTCACCATCGGCTTGGTAGGCAGCAGCACCATCGACTTGGACCTCTATCACATCCAGGGCCTTGGGGGCTTCGGTGCTGTGGCACTGATGGTCGTGGCCCTGTTAATGACCGGCTGGTGCCTGACCGCTTTGGCCGCCATGAAACTCCTTGCTCCCGACGCTGTTCGCAGGCTCTTGGGTCCGGCGCTGTTGGCTGCAGGCGCCTCCATTGTGGTTCATCATCTGATGGGTGTGCGCGACACCGTGCTCTTCTTGTGGCCCTTGGCCGGGATGGCTATCCTCCTTGCCGGGCGGGCCCGTGCCTTCGGATTCCTGCATGGTGTGCTCCTGCTGGCTGTGCTCGCCGGCACCAGCACGCACATCATCGCCAAGCACATGAGCGAACGCGAACGCAATGAGCGCTCCGTGCTCGCTGAGCGCCTTGCCATGCGGGAGGACCCTGTGCTTGAGCAGCTCTTCCGCGACAGCGCCCCCGCCATCCGCCGCGACATGGATCTCTACCGCCTGTTCGCCAGCGGCGAATACTGCGACCCCAACGACCTGCAGAAGCTCGTGAAGCAGCCGCACTTCAGCGGGTATTGGGAGCGCTATGACCTTCGACTATTCGGCTATGACCCGCAAGGTGAGCTCCGATGCGCCACCGACCTTGATGCGCCGCTCGGCTTCACGGTTGATTCGGCGGCATTCCCGGCAGGCGTCAGCGACATGCCTGACCTTTTCGTGGACGAGCGGATCGGCGGGGAGCTGTACTACCATGCGCGCATCGCCATCATGCCCCATGACAGTGCGCCGCCCGCCCAGCTCGTGGTGGAGCTGAAGCCGCGCTCGCTCTCACAAGGCGCCGGTTTCCCCGACCTCTTGCTCGCGGGCACGGATGAGCTGAAGCGGCGCACCGAGCGCTACTCGCAGGCCCGCTACGTCAATGGCCTGCTCATGGATCGCCTCGGACCCGGATCGCACCCGCAGCGCTGGAGCCGTGCCTTCGACGATGAGCTGTGGTATGTCGAGGGCGGTCAGGATTTCCTGGCGAAGGCCGTGGGCGGCAATGTGGTGATGGTGCTCGGCCTGCCCCTCCGCACCTTCCTGGATCGCATCACCACCTTCAGTTACCTCTTCACGCTCTTCGGGCTCCTGATGCTGATTGCGCTCGGCGCGCACGCGGCGCTCACCGGCACCTTGCCGGACCTCGGCATCGGCACCAAGGTGCGCGCAGCATTGGTGCTCTTCGCGATCACGGGCCTCGTGTTCTTCGGAATCGGTTCACAGCGCCTGCTCACGCGCCAGTTCGAGGAGCGCGAAGCCAACGCCTCCCTCGACAAGGCGCGCGCCGTGAGCGAGGAGCTGCGCCGCCGGATCGGTGATGAACGCATCGACAGTGATGCCTACGCGGGGTACCTCAACCACTTGCTCAGCCAACTCGGCAACGCCTACTTCACCGACCTCACGCTGTATGCGCCCGATGGCCGCTGGCTGGCATCGACGCGGCCGCAGATGCTCTCGCAAGGGCTGCTCGGCCCGCGCATGGATCACAGCGCCTATACGCGGCTGGCCATCCGGCAGCAGAGCGCCTTCGTTCACCAGGAGCGCGTGGGCAAGGCAGGCTTCCGAACAGCCTATCTGCCGGTTCTCGACAGCAAGGGCAAGGGGCAGGCCTTCCTCGCGCTGCCCAGCTTCGCCGACCAAGCGCAGCAGGCGGAGGAGCGCGCGCAGCTGCTGGTGGCGGTGGTGAACCTCTTCGTACTGCTCTTCGCGCTGAGCGTGCTGCTCGCGGTCTTCATCAGCAACTGGACCACGCGGCCCCTCGATGTGCTCAAGCGCGCACTGGCCCGCGTAGCCCTTCGCGGCAGCAATCAGCCCATCCATTATCGGGGCAACGATGAGGTGGGCGAGCTCGTAGCCGTGTACAACCAGAAGGTGGAAGAACTGCGCGATAGCGCCGAGCGCTTGGCGCGCAGCGAACGGGAAAGCGCATGGCGCGAAATGGCACGCCAAGTGGCGCATGAGGTGAAGAATCCGCTCACGCCGATGAAGCTCGGCATCCAGCACTTCCAATACACCTTCGACCCGAAGGCTCCGGACGCGAAAGAGCGCCTCGACCGCTTCGCGAAGAGCATGGTGGAGCAGATCGATACGCTCAACGGCGTGGCCTCGGCCTTTTCGCAGTTCGCGCAGATGCCCGCCGCGTCGCCCACGGAGCTCGACCTGTGCGAAGTGGTGCGCGCCGCCGTGGATGTCTTCCATGCATCGCCGGGCATCACCATCACGCATCAAGAAGAAGGCCCGTTGCCCGTGCTGGCCGATCGCGAGCACATGCTGCGCGTGCTGAACAACCTGATCAAGAATGCCGTGCAAGCCATGCCCGAGGATCACGATGGCCGCATAGATGTGATCGCACGGCGCGAAGGCGCGAGGGCGCGGATCGAAGTGCGCGACAATGGCGCTGGCATCCCAGCGGAAGCGCGTGACCGCATCTTCACGCCAAGCTTCACCACCAAGAGCAGCGGCATGGGCCTTGGCCTCGCGATGGTGAAGCGCATGGTGGAGCAGGCGGGCGGCCGTGTGTGGTTCGAGAGCGAAGAGGGCAAGGGCACGCGGTTCTTCGTGGAGCTGCCGTTGCGCCGTTAGGCCGATACATTTGAGCCGATGCCATACACGAACCTCCTGGTGTCCGATGCCGACAGCATCCGCACCATCACCATCAACCGTCCCGACCAGCTCAATGCGCTCAACCGCGCCACCATCGACGAGCTGGATCGCGCGCTCACCGAGGCCGATGCCGACAAGAGCGTGCGCGTGCTCATCATCACCGGCAGCGGAGCGAAGGCATTCGTTGCGGGTGCGGACATCAAGGAATTCGCGCACTTCAGCGTCGAAGACGGTCGCGCGCTGAGCGCCGACGGCCAGAAGAAGCTTTTTGATCATGTGGAGAACATGAGCAAGCCCGTGATCGCAGCAGTGAACGGCTTTGCGCTCGGCGGCGGATTAGAGTTGGCGATGAGCTGCCATTTCCGCGTGGCCAGCGACAACGCCAAGTTGGGCCTGCCCGAAGTGGGCTTGGGCGTGATTCCCGGTTACGGCGGAACACAGCGCCTCGCAAGGCTCGTGGGCAAGGGCAAAGCCATGGAGATGATCTTCCTCGGCGGGGCGGGCATGATCAAGGCCGAAGAGGCCCTGCAATGGGGGGTAGTGAACCACGTTGTTCCCCAGGATCAGCTCATGACCAAGTGCAACGAACTCGCTTCAGCCATCGCGAAGAACAGCCCAACCGCATTGGGCGCCGCCATCCGCGCGGTGAACGCAGGTTATGAGCCGGGGGTGAACGGCATGCAACGTGAGATCGAGGAGTTCGGCAAATGCTTCGGCACGGCGGACTTCAAGGAGGGAACGAGTGCGTTCATGGAGAAGCGGAAGGCGAATTTCACTGGAGTTTGAGTACAATGGATAGCAATGGACGCGTATGGACTGCTCGGTCCATACGCGTCCATTACTGTCCCTTTGAGTTTGCCCGTTCATTTTCGAATCGAGCATGAGCGCTCTCCGAAAACTCGCCGGTCAAACAGCCATCTATGGGCTGAGCAGCATCGTTGCGCGTTTCCTCAATTTCCTGCTCACGCCGCTTTATACCAGCAAGGAGGTTTTCGCGCCCGATGACTACGGCGTGATCACCTACTTCCTCGGCTGGGCCGCCTTCCTAAACATCGTCCTCAGCTTCGGCATGGAGACGACCTTCTTCCGCTACGCCACGCGGAAGGACATTGATCAACCTCGCGCCTACGGAACGGCTTTCCACATCGTCGCATTCATATCGCTTGTGTTCACGGCTGTGGTCGCGCTCCTTGCAACGCCCATCGCCAATGGGATGGGCTACGGCGCCTACGCGAGCGTCGTGCTGATGCTCGGCATCACCCTTGGCCTCGATGCCATCACTGCGATCCCCATGGCGCGCTTGCGACAGGAGAACCGTCCGTGGCGCT
Coding sequences within it:
- a CDS encoding enoyl-CoA hydratase/isomerase family protein encodes the protein MPYTNLLVSDADSIRTITINRPDQLNALNRATIDELDRALTEADADKSVRVLIITGSGAKAFVAGADIKEFAHFSVEDGRALSADGQKKLFDHVENMSKPVIAAVNGFALGGGLELAMSCHFRVASDNAKLGLPEVGLGVIPGYGGTQRLARLVGKGKAMEMIFLGGAGMIKAEEALQWGVVNHVVPQDQLMTKCNELASAIAKNSPTALGAAIRAVNAGYEPGVNGMQREIEEFGKCFGTADFKEGTSAFMEKRKANFTGV
- a CDS encoding GHKL domain-containing protein: MSRPLLLLLLGALIATLAALVDEPDPEARLSAATTRLEHRIEAAQKELNALVEEQARLVSSLGPRAWMDRQAELLEQERERTGTLTHVEVDDSLMAWSGDLNGYGEPGQGVSLLSSVRIGSMMVKARRPVWSAPRVQNRYLREGFHPSLSAAEGLMAVPLARPGLDIGAGATTAPLRVAWRDGAMELGAWLWWRAALIACASMLLIAALWKACELRLNRPRLLAVAVFIAGLVLLRWLSLAFGHSAPFDRWPLFDPAVYATGWWFPSLGDLVINSALLGLGSLFALHTARPMGSSPDRMTAFIVLSIPLVHAAAVTWLTIGLVGSSTIDLDLYHIQGLGGFGAVALMVVALLMTGWCLTALAAMKLLAPDAVRRLLGPALLAAGASIVVHHLMGVRDTVLFLWPLAGMAILLAGRARAFGFLHGVLLLAVLAGTSTHIIAKHMSERERNERSVLAERLAMREDPVLEQLFRDSAPAIRRDMDLYRLFASGEYCDPNDLQKLVKQPHFSGYWERYDLRLFGYDPQGELRCATDLDAPLGFTVDSAAFPAGVSDMPDLFVDERIGGELYYHARIAIMPHDSAPPAQLVVELKPRSLSQGAGFPDLLLAGTDELKRRTERYSQARYVNGLLMDRLGPGSHPQRWSRAFDDELWYVEGGQDFLAKAVGGNVVMVLGLPLRTFLDRITTFSYLFTLFGLLMLIALGAHAALTGTLPDLGIGTKVRAALVLFAITGLVFFGIGSQRLLTRQFEEREANASLDKARAVSEELRRRIGDERIDSDAYAGYLNHLLSQLGNAYFTDLTLYAPDGRWLASTRPQMLSQGLLGPRMDHSAYTRLAIRQQSAFVHQERVGKAGFRTAYLPVLDSKGKGQAFLALPSFADQAQQAEERAQLLVAVVNLFVLLFALSVLLAVFISNWTTRPLDVLKRALARVALRGSNQPIHYRGNDEVGELVAVYNQKVEELRDSAERLARSERESAWREMARQVAHEVKNPLTPMKLGIQHFQYTFDPKAPDAKERLDRFAKSMVEQIDTLNGVASAFSQFAQMPAASPTELDLCEVVRAAVDVFHASPGITITHQEEGPLPVLADREHMLRVLNNLIKNAVQAMPEDHDGRIDVIARREGARARIEVRDNGAGIPAEARDRIFTPSFTTKSSGMGLGLAMVKRMVEQAGGRVWFESEEGKGTRFFVELPLRR